One window of the Pseudomonas sihuiensis genome contains the following:
- a CDS encoding DUF6162 family protein: MTTQVVRPAGAGHESLWVAVLSLSIILLAATVISLRSENHEEESVAAHQIDARRDLNAAEQGIHTELVVALDEILMLRDEQQTLPEPQQLAEEGIPPFTHDASTATRGHHVWQLLHVGDDYAYQGLSGDSAVAGSFLLLASAADADIWLNRSSDVVAPQNLHADALIAAGWRQVASQYDAGVTRQHRH, translated from the coding sequence ATGACCACCCAAGTGGTACGCCCGGCCGGCGCTGGGCATGAAAGCCTGTGGGTAGCCGTCCTCAGCCTGTCGATCATCCTACTGGCCGCAACAGTCATCAGCCTGCGCAGCGAGAACCACGAGGAAGAAAGCGTCGCCGCCCATCAGATCGATGCCCGCCGCGACCTGAACGCCGCCGAGCAAGGCATCCATACCGAATTGGTCGTGGCCCTCGACGAGATCCTGATGCTGCGGGACGAACAGCAGACCTTGCCCGAGCCGCAGCAACTGGCCGAAGAAGGCATTCCGCCTTTTACCCACGACGCCAGCACCGCCACCCGTGGCCACCACGTCTGGCAGCTGCTGCATGTCGGCGATGACTACGCCTACCAGGGTCTGAGCGGCGACAGCGCCGTCGCCGGCTCCTTCCTGTTGCTGGCAAGCGCAGCGGATGCCGACATCTGGCTCAACCGCTCCAGCGATGTCGTTGCCCCACAGAACCTGCATGCCGATGCCCTGATCGCCGCCGGCTGGCGCCAGGTCGCCAGCCAATACGACGCCGGCGTCACCCGCCAGCATCGCCACTGA